One stretch of Hevea brasiliensis isolate MT/VB/25A 57/8 chromosome 12, ASM3005281v1, whole genome shotgun sequence DNA includes these proteins:
- the LOC110667108 gene encoding laccase-3, with protein sequence METQNSSFRRLPFCIFLGIFMLLGFLTTASQAETHYHEFVIQAKPVKRLCRTHDTITVNGQFPGPTLEVRDGDTLVIKAINNARYNITLHWHGVRQLRNPWADGPEYVTQCPILPGRSYTYRFTIQNQEGTLWWHAHSKWLRATVYGALIIYPKLGSTYPFPMPKREIPILLGEWWDRNPMDVLKQATFTGAAPNVSDAYTINGQPGDLYRCSSKETVRFPVDSGETILLRIINSALNQELFFAVADHRLTVVSVDAAYTKPFTTSVIMIAPGQTTNVLITADQTPGRYYMAAHAYNTAQNAAFDNTTTTAILEYKYAPCNAKKGKSSPPPILPQLPAYNDTNTATAFTAQLRSPSQVKVPTQIDENLFFTVGLGLINCTNPNSPRCQGPNGTRFTASINNVSFALPRRNSLMQAYYQGQPGIFTTDFPPVPPLQFDYTGNVSRGLWQPVPGTKLYKLKYGSKVQLVFQDTSIVTTEDHPMHLHGYHFAVVGMGFGNFNAATDTAKFNLIDPPLRNTIGTPPGGWVAIRFVADNPGIWLLHCHLDSHLNWGLAMSFLVENGVGQLQSIQPPPLDLPQC encoded by the exons ATGGAGACACAAAACTCAAGTTTCAGAAGATTGCCCTTTTGCATATTTCTTGGCATTTTCATGCTCTTGGGTTTTCTAACTACTGCCTCTCAAGCTGAAACTCATTACCATGAGTTTgtt ATTCAAGCCAAGCCAGTGAAGAGGCTGtgcagaacccatgacacaattaCAGTGAATGGACAATTCCCAGGACCAACATTGGAAGTGAGAGATGGAGATACTCTTGTGATCAAAGCAATTAATAATGCTCGATACAATATCACCCTTCACtg GCATGGAGTAAGGCAACTTAGAAATCCATGGGCAGATGGTCCTGAATATGTGACTCAGTGTCCAATCCTACCAGGAAGGAGCTACACATACAGGTTCACTATTCAAAACCAAGAGGGGACCTTATGGTGGCATGCTCACAGTAAATGGCTTAGAGCCACTGTGTATGGAGCTCTCATAATCTATCCTAAATTGGGTTCTACATATCCATTCCCAATGCCCAAGAGAGAAATTCCAATTCTTCTTG GGGAGTGGTGGGACAGGAATCCTATGGATGTCCTGAAGCAGGCAACCTTCACAGGAGCAGCACCAAATGTTTCTGATGCTTATACCATCAACGGTCAACCTGGAGATCTCTACAGATGCTCCAGCAAAG AAACTGTGAGATTCCCCGTGGATTCCGGTGAGACGATTCTCCTGAGAATCATCAACTCTGCTTTGAACCAAGAACTCTTCTTTGCGGTGGCTGATCACAGATTAACAGTGGTTTCTGTTGATGCTGCCTACACCAAGCCTTTTACAACCTCAGTGATCATGATAGCTCCAGGTCAGACAACTAATGTCCTCATCACAGCTGATCAAACCCCAGGTCGTTACTACATGGCTGCGCATGCCTATAACACAGCCCAGAATGCAGCATTTGATAATACCACCACAACAGCTATCTTGGAATACAAATATGCTCCTTGTAATGCCAAGAAAGGGAAGTCCTCACCACCACCGATCCTCCCCCAACTACCAGCATACAACGACACAAACACTGCAACTGCTTTCACTGCTCAACTAAGGAGTCCTTCCCAGGTGAAAGTGCCCACTCAGATTGATGAGAACCTTTTTTTCACAGTGGGATTAGGACTCATCAACTGCACCAACCCCAACAGCCCCCGTTGCCAGGGTCCAAATGGAACTCGATTTACTGCCAGTATCAACAATGTGTCCTTTGCACTCCCAAGACGAAACTCCTTAATGCAAGCTTACTACCAAGGTCAACCTGGCATCTTCACCACAGATTTTCCACCTGTTCCTCCTTTGCAATTTGATTACACAGGAAATGTGAGCCGAGGGCTATGGCAACCTGTTCCAGGAACTAAGCTTTACAAGCTCAAATATGGTTCCAAAGTACAACTTGTGTTTCAGGATACCAGTATTGTCACAACTGAGGACCACCCAATGCATCTCCATGGTTATCATTTCGCTGTTGTTGGGATGGGCTTTGGCAACTTCAACGCAGCAACAGATACGGCCAAGTTCAACCTCATTGACCCACCACTTAGGAACACCATTGGCACCCCTCCAGGGGGTTGGGTGGCCATCCGGTTCGTTGCTGATAATCCAG GAATTTGGCTACTGCACTGTCACTTAGATTCCCATCTTAATTGGGGTTTGGCCATGTCCTTCCTGGTTGAGAACGGAGTTGGGCAGCTGCAATCCATACAACCCCCGCCGCTAGATCTACCCCAGTGTTAA